The DNA segment GCATGCCATTATGGGGCCGAACGGCTCCGGTAAATCGAGTTTAGTCAATGCTCTCGCGGGGCACCCGAATTATGCCATCACTCAGGGCGAGGCCTTCATTAACGGCGAGAATTTGATGGAAATGGACGCCACGGAGCGGGCCAAAGCAGGGCTCTTTCTGGCCTTTCAGTACCCTCTGGCGATTCCGGGGGTGACGGTGTCCAATTTCCTTCGCGCCGCCATCAAGGCCAAGCATGGCGGGGAAGAAGCCGTGCTTAAAGATTTCCGCAAGGAGTTGATGGAGAAATTTTCGTCCCTCGAAATAGATAAGTCATTCGCGACCCGTTATATCAATGACGGTTTCTCGGGCGGGGAGAAGAAGCGGATCGAGATATTGCAGATGGCGATGCTTAAGCCGCTGGTGGCGCTTCTGGATGAAACCGATTCCGGTCTCGATATCGACGCCCTTCGCATTGTCTCGAACGGGATCAACCAGTATGCCCCATCCGACGGCGGGATCCTTTTGGTGACCCATTATCAGCGGATGCTCAACTATGTCAAGCCGGATTTCGTGCATGTCATGATGCACGGCCAACTGGTTCGTTCCGGCGGCCCGGAATTGGCGCTTCAACTGGAAGCCGAGGGGTACGAGAAAATTGAAAACGAGGTCTTCAGCAACGTCGGGGTGTAATTATGGAAGAAGTAACTAGAAATAAAAATATAGCGGTAATCGGCGACGATTACGCCGAGAAGTACGGGTTCCGGGACCCGGAAGAATATTTCCTCAAAGGGGCCAAGGGGCTGAGCCACGAAGTGGTTGAGATGATATCGCGGATGAAGAAGGAAGAAGACTGGATGCGCAAGTTCCGTCACGACGCCCTCGATATCTTCCTGTCCAAACCGATGCCGAAATGGGGGGACACGGAACTTCTGAATTCCATCGATTTCAGCGATATTTATTATTACATCAAGCCAACCGAGTTTCAGGGGAAGACCTGGGATGAAGTTCCGGAGAATATCAAGAATACCTTCGACCGTCTCGGTATTCCCGAGGCGGAGAGAAAGTTTCTGGCCGGGGTGTCGGCGCAATATGAATCGGAGGTTGTCTATCACTCGTTCAAGGCCGACCTGGAGAAACAGGGAATAATTTTTCTCGACATGGACAGCGCCGTGAGGGAGCATCCGGAAATTGTCAAAAAATATTTCGCGACCGTCATTCTTCCCAACGATAACAAATTCGCCGCCCTTAATTCGGCGGTCTGGTCGGGCGGTTCCTTTATTTATGTTCCGCCGGGAATCGATGTCAAGATACCGCTTCAGGCCTATTTCCGAATAAATGCCGAAAATATGGGGCAATTTGAACGAACCCTGATTATCGCCGACAAGGGCTCGCGGGTTCATTATATCGAAGGGTGCACGGCGCCGGTATATACCAGCAATTCGCTTCACTCGGCGGTGGTGGAACTGGTGGCGCTCGATGGGGCCTATATCAGGTACACCACGATCCAGAATTGGGCTCATAACATATTCAACCTGGTCACCAAAAGAGCGATGGCGCACAAGAACGCCACGGTGGAATGGGTGGACGGGAATATCGGGTCGAAACTGACGATGAAATTCCCCTGTGTTTATCTGGTCGGTGAAGGGGCCAAAGGGGAGATTCTCTCGATTGCTTTCGCCGGCACGGGTCAGCATCAGGACGCCGGAGCGAAAGTGATTCACGCCGCTCCCAATACCAGTTCGCGGATAACCTCGAAATCGATTTCCAAGGCCGGCGGGCGGGCCTCGTACCGCGGGCTGGTACAGGTTCATCCGAACGCGGTCGGGAGCAAGGTTTCGGTCGAATGCGACGCCCTTCTGATAGACGGCGCGTCGCGCTCCGACACATATCCGACGATGGAAATTAACGCCGATGAGGTTCGTATTGAGCATGAAGCGAGAGTCAGCAAGGTAGCCGAAGAGCAGATTTTTTATCTGACCAGCCGGGGCCTGAGCGAGGACGAAGCGCGTCTTCTGATAGTCAACGGCTTCATCGAGCCGTTCACCAAGGAACTGCCGATGGAATACGCGGTGGAACTGAATCGTCTGATCGAACTGGAAATGGAAGGGTCGGTCGGTTAATCCGGCTGAAATTTGATAAAGGTACAATCATGAACTTAACAGCAATTGAAGATAAAGTGACCGCCTTCAGGGCGATACATAAATTGGAGCCGGAGTGGCTTTATAATCTTCGGCAGGAAAGCTGGGGCCGTTATAATGATATGCCGTTGCCCGAGCGGGTGACCAATGTCTGGCGCTATACGAAGCCGGAGAGTTTTCTGGTCGCCAATGCGGAGGAAATCATGAGTACGGCGCCGATAATTCCCGACGGGTCCAACGGGCATCCCTATCCGAAAAATACCGAATATGCGGCGGTGGGGTACAACCGCGAAGATATGATGACACTGGTGAAAATCGAGCCGGAAGCAATGGCCAAGGGAATTATCATAAAGAATCTCTTTCAGGCGGCGCGGGAAAACGAGGAAGTGGTGCGTCGCTACCTGGGAACGATGGTCGGATATGGTTTCGGGAAGTTTGAGGCGCTCAATATGGCCCTCTGGAACAATGGATTTTTTGTCTATGTGCCGGATAATACGGTAATTGAGAAGCCAATCGCGCTGAACCGTCACCCCGGCGGCAAATTTTCGCATATTCGGCTATTAGTTGTAATCGGCCGGAATTCGCAGGTGACTCTGGTTGATAATTACGCCTGCAGCGGAAGGGGCGAAAGCGGAGTGGACAACGGGGCGGTGGAAATTTTTGCCGGAGATTCGGCGCGGGTCAAATATGTGAATCTCCAGCGTCTGGGGGCACAGTGCACCGGTTATATCACGCAACGAGCCCGTATCGGTACGAGCGGAAGTATTTTCTCGATTTACGGAGCCACCGGGGGGGCGATATCGAAGGTCAACGCCGGGACCATCCTGGCGGGCCGTCACGCCGAAAGCCGGATGTCGGGAATTCTTTTCGGAAATAAGAATCAGCATTTTGACTATCACACCATGCATTATCATCAGGATAACGAGTCGTATTCGAATATCGATTTTAAGGTTATTTTGAAAGACAAAGCCAATTCGGCGTACACCGGCCTGATAAAGATTGAAAAAGATACTGTCAACAATGAGGCCTATCAGGAAAATAGGAATCTCCTTTTAAACAAGGGGACCAAGGCCGAATCGATTCCGGAACTGGAGATTTTGACTGACCAGGTGCGATGCACGCACGGGGCGACCATGGGCCCGATTGATCCGCAGATGCTGTTCTATCTGAAGGCGCGCGGAATAGGGCACGAGGATGCGGTTAAAATGATCGCGTCCGGTTTCGTCGAACCGACCATCACCCAGATGCCGAATGAATTGCAGGAAATGATGCGGGGCATCGTGACAGATAAATTAACGGGGGACCAGAGATGACCGGGCAGTACACAAAAATCTGTTCTCTTTCCGATCTTCGGGAAGGAGAGGTGCGCAGTTTTTCGGCCAACGGCCGGGAAATTGTTCTGGCGATTCAGGATGGTGCAGTCTATGCGCTGGACAATCTCTGCACCCACGACGGCGGAGATCTGGGTGACGGGGAACTGAAGAACGGCCATGTCGAATGTCCGCGTCACGGCGCCTGGTTTGATATTAAAACGGGGGCGGCCATACGAATGCCAGCGGTGGAAGGGATTCAAACATACGAAGTAAAAATTGAAAACGGCGAAGTATTCGTGGCTTTAGCGGAATGAGGGGAGCAATATGAAGGGCGAAAAACTGATGGCGGAAACGATGCCGGAAGAGCCGGTTAAAAGGGACGGAGCGGTTTTCAAAGCGGAAGACTATAAGAAAGACTTCCCGATTCTATCGCGACTGATTCGCGGGACAAAACTGGTCTATCTGGACAGCGCCGCTACCACCCAGAAGCCGCAGATAGTCATTGACGCCGTCGAACAGTATTATCGCCTTCACAACGCCAATGTTCATAGAGGATTACATACTCTGGCGGAGGAAGCCACCTCGGCCTATGAAGCGACCCGCGACAAGATTGCCGAATTTCTGGGTGGCGTGAATCGTCAGGAAATAATTTACACCCGCAACGCTACCGAAGCGATTAACATGGTGGCATCATCATGGGGCTATCAGCATATTAAAAAGGGGGACCGGATAGTTATCACGCAGATGGAGCATCACGCCAATCTGGTGCCATGGCTCGTTCTGGCTAAGAGGACCGGGGCGGAATTGGTGTATATCCCGATTGATCCGGAAGGATATTTGGATTTGACCAATTTGAAAGATATTATTGCGCCGAATACCAAGATTGTCGCTTTGACTCACATGTCGAATGTTTTGGGGACGATCAATCCGGTCGAAGAGGTTATCGCACTGGCGCATAAGAGGGGTGCTTTGGCCTTGATTGACGGCGCTCAAAGTGTTCCGCATATGCCGGTCAATCTAAAAGCGATGAACGCCGATTTCCTGGCTTTCTCGGCACACAAGATGCTTGGTCCGACCGGGCTCGGTGTTTTGTACGGCAAGGAGGAATTTCTCCAGGACATGGAACCGGTGCAGTTTGGGGGAGAGATGATAAGTGAGGTAAGATATGACGGCGCGAAATGGAACGAACTACCGCACAAATTCGAAGCCGGGACGCCGAATATCGAGGGGGCCTTCGCTTTTCTTCCAGCCCTCGAATATCTTGAAAAAATCGGTATGGAGAAGATTCGCCGGCACGAAATGGATCTGACCGCCTATGCTCTGGATAAATTGGGACAACTCGAATTCATTAAAGTTTTTGGGCCGAAAGATGTTAAATATCGTGGTGGAGCAGTGTCATTTGTGGATAAAGATATCCATCCCCATGACATGGCCACCTTTCTCGATACCCTGGGCATCGCGGTTCGAGCGGGACATCACTGCGCCCAGCCCCTGACCCGGCTTCTGGGTATAAATTCCACGACCCGCGCCAGTTTTTATTTGTATAACACTCATGATGATATCGATCAACTGGTAACCGGACTGAAAGAAGCAAGGAGATATTTCCGTCATGAGTGACCATCTCGACGATCTTTACCGTGATATATTGATGGAACATTACCGTTTCCCGCGCGGGCGGCACCACCTGGAGCATGAGGACATTCATAACGAAGGGCAAAATCCGACCTGCGGCGATGAAATCGAACTGGCGCTGGAATTGGAAGGGGATAAAGTAAAAGATGTTTACGTCAGTTGCATGGGTTGCGCGGTTTCGGTGGCATCGGGATCGATGCTGGCCGAAGTGACCAAGGGAAAGAGTCTTGAGGAAGTGAAAAAAATTGCCGAGACCATTAAGGCGATGCTGACAGGCGGGGCGGTCCCTAAAGACGCCGATCTAGGGGACCTGGAGGCGTTGAGCGGAGTCAAGAAGTTCCCGGTCCGGGTCAAATGTGCGCTACTATCGTGGACGACTCTGGTAAACGCCCTGGAGGCCAGAGAAAAAGGGAAGCAAGCGGCACCGTCGACAACGGAGTAATGCGATTATGATTACGTCTGAAGAGGTTAGGGAGAAAATCAGGACGGTCGAGGATCCTGAAATCGGTCTGGGCGTGGTTGACCTGGGGCTGATATATGATATCGATGTCACCGACGGGAGGATCGTGACGGTGATCATGACTCTGACGACGCCGGCGTGCCCGTACGGCCCGGTTCTGGTCGAACAGGTCAAAGAGAAGATAAAAGAAATGCCGGGGGTGGAGAAAGTCGATGTGATGGTGGTCTGGGATCCGCCGTGGAACCCGGAGGAGATGGCATCCGATATGGCGAAAGATGCTCTCGGGATTTGGTGAACTTTTTTGGAATTTGAGGGTTATAAGAGACAGACTACAATGAACCCGCAAGGGTCTTGAAATATATTTAAGAGATGTTGATTGATGAACGGCGGAGGCAGGAAGCCTCCGCCGTTTTAATTTTAAACCAAAAAATGTCAGTACTCCCCTTTGTTGGGGACGATACAAATGAATTCGAAATCCGTATCAAATGGGTTCTGAAATTGATGCGGCGTGTTCGGGGGCACAAAGGCAAAATCCTTTTCATTCACCTCGAATTCTTTGCCGTCGAGAAAGAGTTTGCCTTTACCCGATATAATGTAATTGACATGTTCCCAGTCGTGCTGGTGACGCGGGGTATGGCCCCCGGGGGCGATGCGGAAAACCCGCATGGTGTAACCGTCCCACCCGACATTTTTCCCGATCGGCACCGCTTTAGTGACATGGGCGATTCCTTCGCCTTCGATCTTTTTGCGCTCCAGTTCCTTATATTTTATTACCGGCATAAGTAATTCCTTTCATTTATTTCGATATAACAGCGAATTTATGTCCCGGTTTCATTTGTGACCGGGACCAGCCCGAACATTTAAATATAAGGATTTTATTTCGAGTGGGCAATGGCGGGGAGGAAGTGCTTGATGGGGCCGAGCGAACAAACTGCGATCATATTCGCACATCAGCCGGCACATAACGAAATATCTTTTTTCTTGAAGATAAGGCAGAAATCTTTACTTTGTAATTATGGAATCGGCTCATACGATAATCTCCATCAGGCGCAAAGGCAAAACAATGGTCGTATCTC comes from the Candidatus Zixiibacteriota bacterium genome and includes:
- the nifU gene encoding NifU-like protein, with translation MSDHLDDLYRDILMEHYRFPRGRHHLEHEDIHNEGQNPTCGDEIELALELEGDKVKDVYVSCMGCAVSVASGSMLAEVTKGKSLEEVKKIAETIKAMLTGGAVPKDADLGDLEALSGVKKFPVRVKCALLSWTTLVNALEAREKGKQAAPSTTE
- a CDS encoding putative FeS assembly protein SufD (Evidence 3 : Putative function from multiple computational evidences); protein product: MNLTAIEDKVTAFRAIHKLEPEWLYNLRQESWGRYNDMPLPERVTNVWRYTKPESFLVANAEEIMSTAPIIPDGSNGHPYPKNTEYAAVGYNREDMMTLVKIEPEAMAKGIIIKNLFQAARENEEVVRRYLGTMVGYGFGKFEALNMALWNNGFFVYVPDNTVIEKPIALNRHPGGKFSHIRLLVVIGRNSQVTLVDNYACSGRGESGVDNGAVEIFAGDSARVKYVNLQRLGAQCTGYITQRARIGTSGSIFSIYGATGGAISKVNAGTILAGRHAESRMSGILFGNKNQHFDYHTMHYHQDNESYSNIDFKVILKDKANSAYTGLIKIEKDTVNNEAYQENRNLLLNKGTKAESIPELEILTDQVRCTHGATMGPIDPQMLFYLKARGIGHEDAVKMIASGFVEPTITQMPNELQEMMRGIVTDKLTGDQR
- the sufB gene encoding component of SufBCD complex (Evidence 2b : Function from indirect experimental evidences (e.g. phenotypes); PubMedId : 10322040, 12089140; Product type t : transporter) — translated: MEEVTRNKNIAVIGDDYAEKYGFRDPEEYFLKGAKGLSHEVVEMISRMKKEEDWMRKFRHDALDIFLSKPMPKWGDTELLNSIDFSDIYYYIKPTEFQGKTWDEVPENIKNTFDRLGIPEAERKFLAGVSAQYESEVVYHSFKADLEKQGIIFLDMDSAVREHPEIVKKYFATVILPNDNKFAALNSAVWSGGSFIYVPPGIDVKIPLQAYFRINAENMGQFERTLIIADKGSRVHYIEGCTAPVYTSNSLHSAVVELVALDGAYIRYTTIQNWAHNIFNLVTKRAMAHKNATVEWVDGNIGSKLTMKFPCVYLVGEGAKGEILSIAFAGTGQHQDAGAKVIHAAPNTSSRITSKSISKAGGRASYRGLVQVHPNAVGSKVSVECDALLIDGASRSDTYPTMEINADEVRIEHEARVSKVAEEQIFYLTSRGLSEDEARLLIVNGFIEPFTKELPMEYAVELNRLIELEMEGSVG
- the yitW gene encoding MIP18 family protein YitW — protein: MITSEEVREKIRTVEDPEIGLGVVDLGLIYDIDVTDGRIVTVIMTLTTPACPYGPVLVEQVKEKIKEMPGVEKVDVMVVWDPPWNPEEMASDMAKDALGIW
- the sufS gene encoding selenocysteine lyase, PLP-dependent (Evidence 2a : Function from experimental evidences in other organisms; PubMedId : 10322040, 10329673, 10684605, 10739946, 10829016, 12089140, 14644425; Product type e : enzyme) — encoded protein: MKGEKLMAETMPEEPVKRDGAVFKAEDYKKDFPILSRLIRGTKLVYLDSAATTQKPQIVIDAVEQYYRLHNANVHRGLHTLAEEATSAYEATRDKIAEFLGGVNRQEIIYTRNATEAINMVASSWGYQHIKKGDRIVITQMEHHANLVPWLVLAKRTGAELVYIPIDPEGYLDLTNLKDIIAPNTKIVALTHMSNVLGTINPVEEVIALAHKRGALALIDGAQSVPHMPVNLKAMNADFLAFSAHKMLGPTGLGVLYGKEEFLQDMEPVQFGGEMISEVRYDGAKWNELPHKFEAGTPNIEGAFAFLPALEYLEKIGMEKIRRHEMDLTAYALDKLGQLEFIKVFGPKDVKYRGGAVSFVDKDIHPHDMATFLDTLGIAVRAGHHCAQPLTRLLGINSTTRASFYLYNTHDDIDQLVTGLKEARRYFRHE
- a CDS encoding conserved hypothetical protein (Evidence 4 : Unknown function but conserved in other organisms), producing MPVIKYKELERKKIEGEGIAHVTKAVPIGKNVGWDGYTMRVFRIAPGGHTPRHQHDWEHVNYIISGKGKLFLDGKEFEVNEKDFAFVPPNTPHQFQNPFDTDFEFICIVPNKGEY
- the sufC gene encoding component of SufBCD complex, ATP-binding component of ABC superfamily (Evidence 2a : Function from experimental evidences in other organisms; PubMedId : 10322040, 12089140; Product type t : transporter), whose protein sequence is MSDKVFSFKDIHVTVEGKEVVKGVSLEIGRGEKHAIMGPNGSGKSSLVNALAGHPNYAITQGEAFINGENLMEMDATERAKAGLFLAFQYPLAIPGVTVSNFLRAAIKAKHGGEEAVLKDFRKELMEKFSSLEIDKSFATRYINDGFSGGEKKRIEILQMAMLKPLVALLDETDSGLDIDALRIVSNGINQYAPSDGGILLVTHYQRMLNYVKPDFVHVMMHGQLVRSGGPELALQLEAEGYEKIENEVFSNVGV
- the ndoA gene encoding Naphthalene 1,2-dioxygenase system ferredoxin subunit, which produces MTGQYTKICSLSDLREGEVRSFSANGREIVLAIQDGAVYALDNLCTHDGGDLGDGELKNGHVECPRHGAWFDIKTGAAIRMPAVEGIQTYEVKIENGEVFVALAE